A portion of the Solidesulfovibrio sp. genome contains these proteins:
- a CDS encoding histone deacetylase, producing the protein MLKARHTLGIVFFPAFDWAITPTHPERQERLLYTQDQLREEGVFDIAGITELKPDLATPADVARVHFCFPDVAAVTTPSHMISAGGAIRAARTVLEKEAEKAFALVRPPGHHAMKVVHGARGFCNINIEAVMVEWLRERFGPLRVAIVDTDCHHGDGTQDVYWHDPDTLFISLHQDGRTLYPGTGYPYEMGGPKALGATVNIPLPPGTSDEGFLFAMREVVMPLIEDFKPDLVINSAGQDNHFSDPITDMAFSAQGYARLTELLRADIAVLEGGYAIQGALPYVNLGLVLSMAGLDYSHVREPNFDPAAVRQSAKVTGYIEDVCREIAALARHPKGPGKGDVINGWFTRRKTLYYDTDAITEYQTESVRLCDHCRGVLKFETESTRNPLCLGVEAPIGACEKCVEEAYRIYESGQIKGEYRHLQLIDRVGKNYASFTG; encoded by the coding sequence ATGCTGAAGGCGCGCCATACGCTGGGCATCGTCTTTTTCCCGGCCTTTGACTGGGCCATCACGCCCACCCACCCCGAACGCCAGGAACGCCTGCTCTACACGCAAGACCAACTGCGCGAGGAGGGCGTCTTCGACATCGCCGGCATCACCGAGCTCAAGCCCGACCTGGCCACGCCGGCCGATGTCGCCCGGGTCCATTTCTGCTTTCCCGACGTGGCCGCCGTGACCACGCCCTCCCACATGATCTCCGCCGGCGGGGCCATCCGCGCCGCCCGCACGGTCCTGGAGAAAGAGGCCGAAAAAGCCTTCGCCCTGGTGCGCCCGCCCGGCCACCACGCCATGAAGGTGGTCCACGGCGCCCGGGGCTTTTGCAACATCAATATCGAAGCCGTCATGGTCGAATGGCTGCGCGAGCGCTTCGGCCCCCTGCGCGTGGCCATCGTGGACACCGACTGCCACCACGGCGACGGCACGCAAGACGTCTACTGGCACGACCCGGACACACTGTTCATCTCCCTGCACCAGGACGGCCGCACCCTCTACCCCGGCACCGGCTACCCCTACGAAATGGGCGGCCCGAAAGCCCTGGGCGCCACCGTCAACATCCCCCTGCCGCCCGGCACCTCCGACGAGGGCTTCCTGTTCGCCATGCGCGAAGTGGTCATGCCGCTCATCGAGGACTTCAAGCCCGACCTGGTCATCAATTCCGCCGGCCAGGACAACCACTTCTCCGACCCCATCACGGACATGGCCTTCTCGGCCCAGGGCTACGCCAGGCTCACCGAACTGCTTCGCGCCGACATCGCCGTGCTCGAAGGCGGCTACGCCATCCAGGGCGCGCTGCCCTACGTCAACCTCGGCCTGGTGCTGTCCATGGCCGGGCTCGACTACTCCCACGTGCGCGAACCCAACTTCGACCCGGCGGCCGTGCGCCAGTCGGCCAAGGTCACGGGCTACATCGAGGACGTCTGCCGGGAAATCGCCGCCCTGGCCCGCCATCCCAAGGGGCCGGGCAAGGGCGATGTCATCAATGGCTGGTTCACGCGGCGCAAGACTTTGTATTACGATACCGACGCCATAACGGAGTACCAAACGGAGTCCGTCCGGTTGTGCGACCACTGCCGGGGGGTGCTCAAGTTCGAGACGGAATCCACGCGCAACCCGCTGTGCCTGGGCGTGGAAGCGCCGATCGGGGCCTGCGAAAAGTGCGTGGAGGAAGCCTACCGCATCTACGAATCCGGTCAGATCAAGGGCGAGTATAGGCACTTGCAGCTGATCGACAGGGTCGGGAAGAATTACGCCAGCTTTACCGGGTAG